One Acropora palmata chromosome 2, jaAcrPala1.3, whole genome shotgun sequence genomic window, ATCGAGTTCAAGCGTCACTAATAATCCACCAGCAAAAGGATAAAAGTTAGTGGTAAACAAAGAGTAAAAATATAAGGTGATCGAAATTAAAAGTTAAATGGTTCAGTTAAAAGGCAGAAATCTCCAGTTAGGTGTTAATTTACCCAGGCAACCAGCTGCTTGTTATCTTCAACAGAAAAGTTCCAATCTATTAGCAATTTGCTCAGTACTTAGATCAACCGATACTTTGCCTTGTTTCAACTGGCTCTGCCTACTAttgattgttttcatttgtgatAACAGGGAGGCCTGCAAAGCCTGTATGGTTGCTCCATTTGGTCAGTATGCGACCTTCAAAAGCTAAATGGGTCCAAAGTTCAACCCTTGCTGAATCCAGCGTCTACTTCAACTGTCGCCGGTCTGCGTTAGCTGCAGCTTATATAACCGAATAACAAAGCACCGAATGTGGGATGGGGTAAATAAGCGGATCGTCGGCATAAGTTGAAAACAGCtgtgtcagaaaaaaaaaacaaacgtaACAAGCAACGGACATTAGATAAagtatttttatctttcatttctttttaggATGCTAAGACAGCTAAGGAGGACATTGAGCGCAAAAAATCTGAGGAACACAAGGAGATGATGTTGCAGGAAATCAGGAGAAGACCATTAGGAAATGAGTCGGCAATcatggaaaaagaaagatcGAGGAGACAAGATctttatcatcatcaattGAATGACCGTCGACAATCGCACGAGAGTCTGCTGCAGGTTCAGGAACAACTTCTTAAAATCTTCGCCAAACTTAAGGTTAGTGCGAAAAGCGTTTGCGTGAGCGACTGGGTCAGCTTTGCGAAAAAAAACATCTCGGAGAGTTTGCTCAGCAGTACTGAAACTATTAGGTAAAACACTGTTGTTATCTTGACAATTGCACAACTTATCAGGCGCTTTCTAGTGTTAGCATGACATCACGTTTCACTTGTCGTTGTGCTCTTAATACcgtgttgatatttttctctaAGGAGCCCAGTCCAATGGCCTGATCTTTTAATTTGAATCCAGGTTGGCTCTTGAATCCATTCCTGTTGAAAAACACTGGGGTTTTCGCTGAGTTTACCTGTATCGCTGACCGATTGAAACCAGTCAGAGTTCGGAAGGGTCAGTTACTTCTCCCTACTCTCTATTCCCGGAATTAGATCTAATTTAATTGTCTTCTGTTCTCATTCCGTTCAGCGGGaaaagaagctaaaaaaaattgaaatcagaCAAAACCAAGAGGACAACAAGGAACGTATGCAGGAGGAGTTGCTTCGAAAGTCCATTCAGAAGGAAGTGATGAATCAGGAGGCTCAAGAGAAGACTCGTAGGATCAAAAACTCCGCCAGTCGAACAAGCGATCAGAAAGATGACGCCAAATCTAAAGCAATCGATATGTTAGTTGATGTACAAAAACAGCTGCTGGATGTGTTTGCCATTGCCAAGGTACTGTGACCAGCATTTGCGTCATTCGTGTATAGTCCTTTTCAAATTTGGTTAAAATTTGCCCTTGAGATACGGACAGCAGTTGAGATGAGGAATCAACGCTGGCAATTATCGATGTTTTCCGGTGCACTCTCTTATTGTAATGACCCCGGAGTTGCCTTCAAGTCTGCAGTCGATTGATCGAATCCTAAACTCTTTAAATGAGATGCACTGGTTCTTcgatttcatttcattttttcttgccTCCTCATTTCCAGTCGTACCCAGGCGTGTTGCTTAGCTAGCGTAAAACTGTAGGCTCTGCGCATAcgattttaaaacattttataaTCAAAGATCAACGTTCTGTACAGATTCGAGACGTTAAAGAGCGCATGAATCATTTAAAAGTGATGAACTGCCGTCAAAACATGCTACGAGAGATTCGAAACAGAAGAGTCGACCCAGAAATTGAAGTGGGTCTCACGTAAGTAGAAAATTTATACTCCAAAAGTTCATACGTTACTTTGGAACAGCAGTATTTTTGCTTTGCCTCCGTCTATCAGAGCCTTCGATCGCCTTAGTTAGCATTGAGGTTTTGTCTTACTTTCCTGACCTGGTAGAAATACTGATGGTGACTCTACAATATCTGAGCAATGATAGCTCACTTTGAAGTCATGAAGATATAAtaatcaagaaagaaaagtaattCTTTAATCCAGCTTCAAGCGGGTGGTGGAAAAAAAGGGCACAGATCGAaaataaaatgtgaaaaacTTCCTAAGTATCGGGTTTTGGACGAATGCTTCAGAAAGCCAAGATGAATGAAAGAATGTTGTTAAGGCTCTGCTTAGTTCATAAATTGGTTGTAATGTTTCCGAATGCTACTCCTTTTCGAATCtcaatgatgatgatttcaTGCCgctattgttgttgttgttgtttttcagcaCCCCTCCGACTCCTGCCGCAAAGCAGGGCAGAAGGCTCTCTTTGATTGGAGAACGTTTTAAAGTTGAAGTTGGCAAAGCCTCTTCACCAGGAAGTTCAAGCAAGTGACTAATGTGCCTACTAGCCGGTTTCTACAAATTTCGACTCGATTATTTTACGTGCAGACCCAACAGatatttctattattttttgatACATGCATACAGCAATAAACAAATCCTTACTTCAGGTTTATTTAATGTTCATGTTTTTAAGGTGCGGTTATACTGAAATTTTAACCAGCAATCTGCCAATACAGCTCTTTTAACTGCAATATGctaaattcagttttttttaaatgcagGTTCCAATGCAGGTTATGCGTACGTTGCTTTTGTTATCGCATCAGATCTTATGTTCAACGGTCAGATTGGCCCTCGTTACAGCTTGCTTTAAAATCACGGCTAAGATTAAATATCTGCTGAAATCCTCCATAACCTCGGAATCGTTTAATTGTCTGTGACAAGGACAGCAAAAGGAAGCTGTTTGTTTGGCAAATGCTTCAAGAAACTGATTTTTCGTTCGTGTAAAAAGAACGACAGATATGAAACGATCGGTCTAAAGAACAAAGGTCATGAAATCCCAGCAAAATGCTAAAATAGAATCAACAGAAAAGTCCCAATTTAGGAAGTAACTTAAGACAATTAAGTTTTACTAACAAATATTATATATAGGGCTATAAAGCACGTACTCCCATTAATTTTACGTTATTTGCCATAAAATGTCgttcaagtttaaaaaataatttgaatgcAGCGGGCCTCTGCATCTTACGCTTGTTCCACAGCATGCTCACGAGTGATCAGCGGTGTTCCCACAACCGGTCCATCCGTCTTGTATTTCCACACTACCTGTCCGTCCTCACTCCGTAAGGCGTATAAGTAGGTATCGATTCCTCCAATGAAAAGAACGCCGTTTTTACCCAATCGAGGCGATGACCACACAGCTGACTCCGTCTTGAAACTCCAAACAAGTGAGCCATCAGTTTGGCGTAGAGCCAATACCTCTCCTTCTCCCGAGCCGATGAAAATATGACCATCGGGAGCAATGAAGGGCGATGAGAACAGTTCACCTTTACCTTTtgtcaaaacaacaaaaacaaaacaagagagaaatCGTCAACTTTTTCTGTCGAAAGAACAACTGCGAAAGACAGGAAGCTCCTTctcaataaataatataaatatggCTTATTtccaattaaaattttgagcTCCAGCTTGATAGCTAACGGACAAGAGGAACATAACCGAcaagacaaaacaagaaaaaaggcaGAGAGAAGGcatgtgttttttctttaacttgaagGTGTCACAGCGTGTACTAaagcaaagagaaaaataagaaaggtATGCAATGTAGCCTCGTTTTTGTCAAGAGGAAGATCATATGCCACATGCATATTTCAGATATCATGATAATTATCAGAAcgaataattgaaagaaatcacaaaaaaattatggcaaaaaaaaaaggaaaaaaaaaaaatgtttacatgCCGTGACCAGGAATCGAACCTGGGTTActgcggccacaacgcagggtcctaaccactagacgatcgcggctaACCACAACACTACGTGAGGCGCGGCTCCGAGTGCGAGTCAAAAGGTCATCATTTGTTTCAGATGAATAAAATTTAACGAAAGGAAGGCGAACTGTCAAGCTGGGAATTCAGCTTTTATTCTCtaataaaatcaacaaatttcAAGTCATCTACGATGTTTTCAAGATGGTGCCTTCGTAGAGGCTCCGCGTATTTTAGTGACGTTAACGTGCATCATCATTTCGCAGTACCCGATATTTCAAGCGTATCCATACTTTTACCACGCGTGAGTTGTTGTTGGGACACTGCCTTCACTATTCAGTTGTTTGCAGTGAAACTAACCCTCGAATCAGGATACATCAAAGTGCCACTATCGTTACTCGTGGATACGAAAGTTACCGCGATTGTTTGAAATCGGCAGGCTTAAGTTTCCTTTATGCGCACTAGTCGGTTACGAGTAAGTGACAATTTCATACAGATTTTCACCCAAACTCGTGGATATCCGAAAGTAAAAAGCATTAATCAAACCTCATGAAGACATTTGCTGCTTGACTTGGAACGTCAAGGCACGAGACGATTTAGATCTCAGCTGATTACGAGCATTCATTGAGAGAAATAGGAAACTTTAAAAAGTTGAACGGGAAATGGAGAACTcatcaaaatataaaatttcctTCTCTTTACTTAGCCTTTCAGTTTTAAGTTTTAGATTTTAATTTCCTTAAGGGTGCAAAACCGCACCCGTAAGGAAACTGGTGACATAGGGCCAAGTGACAATTCAAACGGGCACAACTGGTAACATTTCTGTCCACGGTTTTTTCTTTAAGAGTAGACTTGGTCAGTTTTCTGAGAACGAGGTGAGAAGTCATTTAAAGTAAATTTTATCATCATTACCCTACCTTCTCTTGTCCATTTGACTTTTCCAGTGGCAGAGTCCACGGCGTAAATATTACCCTCTGACGAACCAACAAACAATGTGCCATCAACCTTGCTTACAACAGGGGAGGATTGGATCGCAGAATCGGCTTGGAACACCCAAAGTTCTTTGCCACTCTCGGTGTTGAAGGCATAGCAGTTGGCGTCAAATGAACAGAAAAACACAGTCTTGTCGTCATAGCTAATGGTAGGAGAGGAAAATACAGGGCCCTTTGTTTCATTGTCCCAAAGAATCTCGCCTGTTGCACAGTTCAGCGCAAAAACATTGGCGGCACCTTCAGCCATGGAACCTATAAAAAGGGTTTTACCATTTGAAAGGACAGCAGGGGAGGACCACATCTCTTCCCCCAAGTTTTGCTTCCATTTCAAAGATCCGTCAGGGtttattgcataaaaatatCCATCCAAGCAACCAAAATACAGACTGCCATCGGGACCTACTCGGGTTGAAGACGTTATCGCCCCTCCGGTCGAGAACTTCCAAATAAGGGAACCAGAAACGGCATCGAGAGCGCGAAGTGATTTGTCATCGGTTCCGCAGTAAACAACGGTGCCATCTGAGTTGAACGCGCACTTTGAGCCACCCTCATCGGCTGTTCCAtatttccatttcatttttccaGAGACAGCGTCAAAAGCGTATATCCAGCGATCATCGGAGCTCAGATATAACGTAGAATCTCGCAAATCTACCCTCTCAATCAAAACTATTGTATCAGCAATACTTTTTGTGCTATCTTTCACCGGTTTCTCCTTGTCGCCGACCTCTATATCGGGAATGTTCGCTTTCGATCGGGAATCGTACGGAGGTCCATCATCTGGCACTACTATCTTTCCGTCTAAATCTTTGAAGTACTCCCGATCTTGATTATTCAAATGCACGTGGGATAAGTGAAAATTGGTTTCAATGTGATTGGGGTTCCGCGACCGTGGTATGCAGATAGCTTGTTCCAAACACCATTTTATAACCAATTGTGGGACTGATGCATCAAATTGGGTCGCAATCTTTCGAAGACCTTCATCTGAAAGGACTGGGTTTTGGGGAAGACCCTCTCTCTTCCAAGAATCTCCGAGAGTGCTGTCATCgcgagaaaaagaaaaattgaactgTGAAATCATTGGTAAATATGCAACTACATTATACCTGTGCTGCATGTATGAGCTTCAGTGTGTCGTCCTTGTAGGGCACCTCATATGTTAATCAATAATTCAATAGGAAAAAAACGGTGAATAATTTATAAAGCAGAAAACGAGGGACGGCACCTGAGAGCTTTTTCGCCGTATTGACATGGCTCACGTTCGGTGCTCAATCCTCTAGAAGACGTGATGTGCAAAATGGGGTAAGGTTTGCCGAATGATTAGCTCTTATCGCATAGAGGAAGGAGATTTTGTCTAAAAAGTCAAACTAATCAAAGTCTTTCATTCGAGGGCATGGTTGGAGGCAAGATTAATGCATTTACAAAACGCGCACAAattttttgagaaattgagaggaataacaaatcaaactaaatcaCAAAAACTCTAATAGTGGTTTTTGGTGACAGGGGATAACCGGAGTACCCAGGGTAAAACCACTGGAAACAGTGTAGAGAACCAATAACCTCACGCCATGCATAGCGTCGAGATCGGAATCGGACCTAGGTTGCGCCGGCTGATGGCGAGTGAGCTCGTTACTGCGTCAACCCTGATCTCATGCGCACGCGTGTTTGTACCATACTGCtgagaagaaaattaattgttcAAACATTAACGCCAGTACACATTTGACTCGTACCTGTGTGCCATGAATTGGatgttatttttcttgcaaaattCTCGGGTCTCACGATCTTGATTAAACGGATCAAAAGAGTTTTGAACAACGGAAGGATGAATATTTGCGATTTCGAGAAGACGCTGCAGATCTTTTACTTCGAAGTTACTGACACCAATGCTCCGAATTTTATCTGCACggcgaagaaaaaaaatatatttcaataCAAACAGGGTATGGCGCTCGCATTATTCTGTTTTGATGAAATCTAATTAtcgaaaaatgcaaaaaaaattcaggaaaTAGCCAGAGGGTTTTTGAATTCGAAAGTAAAGAAGAAAGTAGGCCCAGCGATCATAAACTCACTTTTTCCCACAAGAGACTCCAATGCTCTCCAAGAGTCTTCCCAAGTTCCTTTGGGTTCACCCTTTGCACAAGTCAGGTGAGCCCCAGGCCCCTCATCGCAATCCATGGAGTGGATCAATATTAGATCAATATAGCTCACCTATGACGAATTTGGGAGATATGTTCAAAATTAGACATAAAAGCTCGTGTTTTCAGACTCttaaaaattatctgaaaacttttttccgtGTAACTGCTGTGTTATCAATCTCTTTAAATTGGTTGACTTCTCTGCAGAGCACCTGAATTTATACAGTACATCACTGGAGCAACTTAAGAATACCCGAACACCAACCTAGCACCCGGGGCTTCTTTTCTTCCCTTCCTCGAGAGCGAGGGAGAGGTAAGGAAAGAGGAGAGACACTGAGAATAAGGTTGACCTGGCCACCATTTTTATTGAACTCTAACACTGCCGTTTTGACGAATTTTTTGGAAGACAAAGGACACTATTGTTATTCAGTGAGACACAAATAAGTGGTGATGTATTCAGAAGTTAACTCCTATCTTTAACAAGTAACAAGTACATCATATCATCTATCAATCTGGGCTAAGTAGGACACAGGAAAACAGCCGAGGTTCTCACAAGTGTAATGTGCATAAATTGAGGAGTCCAGTAAAGCATCTGAACTTGAAATGGAAGGTGCTCACAGTTCATTTCTGTTTGGATTTGAGAATGCATGATTCTTGTTGATCATCACTGGCATAACTATTCATTATTTTGTATTGCAACTAGCCCTTGTTGCTTCACCCAGGGGAAAAATAAGTTCTTTTGACTTTTGAACAAAATCTTGAACAAGGAAATAAGAACTATCTGACTGCAAACGATCATGTTAAAACAGCAGTCATTTAGTTTCCAGATcttatgaataaaataattttgcagtCAGTTACTGCAATCCCCTCACAAAACAATAACTGTTGGCAAGGCACAAAAATTTgcttattaaaaaaatgaactcACACTTTCGTTAACAACTAATAAGAACAAAATGACAAGTTATCTTCCAGAAGCCATTCTGTACCTACTCTCTTAATACCCACCCCCATTAACTGTTTTTGTTCCAACCCACTTCCCCCTCCATTGAGAGCAGTAACAACTATTGCTCCAATGCAGGTTCCATTGTGCAAGAGAAGGTTAATAAAAACTCTTTACCTTTAGATTTTTAAGGGACTCCTCAACTGACTGAAGAGTTTCCTGATAGCCCAAAAATCTAGGATGCACTTtcgaaacaatgaaaatatctTCTCTTGGTATGCCACTTTTCTCTAAAGCAAAACCAACATGCTCTTCATTGTATGCTTGAGCAGAATCAATCAACCTGGAAAACAGAGTAATAATATCTCAAAATAGTTGAACTTAGAAATGATAGAATCTTTGAAAGAATCTGATGTAAGCTTGCACCATGGGTCCCACATGATGGAAGTTGAACCCTGTTGGGTGGGGACTTGATATAAACTGGATGGAGAACCAtctagaaacaaaaaaaagctttgtatTGTAAACTTTGGGTAGTCAGGATGTGCAGTGGGTTTCAATCACCCCTCCCACCTCTATGATCATTGAATGCTGGCTGAGGTTCAATCAATCTTCACCAAATCTTGAGGTTCACTATGTCTAGACAAAGTGCAGTTTCCTCCCTCTTCATAACTGAATCATGCCAGTAGTGTCCTCATTATAGGGATAACCTCTCATGTTTCCTCTAAACTAAAGTGAATTCACTTTGAGATGTGTTAAGATTTTATTTGATCTGAACTGCGTAAAGTATTTGCTGGCAACAAAATGAGTAGAGACCTGTGTCCCAAATACGACtgcaaagcaagcaaattgtATTGTTTAGCTGAATAGAacggccattttcaaagttgaaTCATCATATCCCAACCgccattgttgttgttgtccaGCCAAACGAACCTAGCATGCTTTGCGATCACTTTATGGATGGATTTAGGACCCATTCTTCTCCTTGTTTTGTTACCGGCGAATTGAGAAAGAATGTTATTGCTGACTGCGAATTTGATACTCGAAGTAAATTCTTCACAGTCAAATCAGTTTTCATCACAGATTATTCTGCAAGATGAAATGCCACCTCTAGTAAAATTGTATACTTGGTAGAACCAAGAAATTTTACCCCaagtaaatttaaaacagGATAAGGGGTATAGATGATATTTGAGTTTGCAATAATCATGGGTTGCTAAGCTGGCTTACATACTAGCTGTGCTAAATTGTACACAATTCTGATATTTTGTACCTGTATCCAGCATTTAAAGCCAACAACACAGATGACTTGGTATCTTCAAACAAACCAGCTGTGCCAAAACCTAGCTTTGGTACTGCAGATTAAAGCAAGAAAGCAAGAACatgttgaataataaaaatgtaattatTGAGAGATGCATTAGGATctttgatgaaaacaaaaaggcagGCAGTACTGGTGATTTTTTTCACCATTGCCACACAGATCAGCTTCCTCAAACTGAAGTTATCCAAAGACTGATTAATGCTAACTGGGCTTAAATaccaggaaaaaaatgagaaatggGTGGCATGACTTTTCCATGTTTTaccaaaatgacaaaaacataaaCATGCAAAACATTTGAATTACGTATTTTCACCAAAACCTAACAAGTACAAAATCTACAACTTGAATATTCCTTACCCTTATATCCATTAGAGAGAGTAACATAAATGTCTTCCTTGGGCATTTTCCATTCATCAGAGTTTGGATGAAAGGCTtctgtgattggtttgttctGGGATTGGCACTTGATTGTTTCTGGATATGTTTCAACAGCTTTGCTAAAGAGTTTTGAGGTATACACTACATCTTCAAATAGGTTTGCCTGAGGAAAGAGAAAATCACATTATAAATTTGATGATCATCAAATTATACAGAAGTGGTTGCGAAGAGTTATCATGGTTATTTCTCAACATAAATGCACATTTAGTTTCTTCTGTTAAGCATACTGCTATTCGACCATGAAAGTTTGACATCAAATAAGTTGaatatggtcaaatttccctagcaaacggctagCGTTGGagacaaatttctagtttctaaggGTGCATTTGATTGACcttattctggaataagaatgCGAACATTTACTTCTAAAAATTACACCTCCGAGAACTTTGATGATATCAGAATGcaaaggagaatttcagcATCATTTCCAGTCAAAATGTTATAGATACATCTTCCTAAATTTACCAGATAAATCTGGAGGTTATTCTGTTTATTCTTAGTCCACAATAAGTCAATCGAATGCAGCCTAAAAAACCTGTGGTGCTACCTCACtaggagagtgaaacatgcaatttagtttttatccaacgagttgataaaggttgaaatgccaccgtgaaagatttggaaatcTGATGTTTTGAGCCTTTAGCCCTTTCAGCTTTGCAATTTATGGcagtaattgttttatttcatacCAAATTTGCTTGTTTCACTGCGCAACCAACTTGACACCACAGTTTCTGTAGAAACTTAACCTTTAATACTGTCCAATACATTGGAAGAGTGTTATCTCAGAAcagtacaataataatattattattgccatAATTTAAAAGTTGCTATTCTTACATCCTCAGTTTCATCTCCCACGTCAACCAGTTCCTCCTCTCCTTGCTTTTCAGCAAATGGATGAAACCACAGTGAAATTGCAATGTTTGGGCAATTGTATGACCTCACATGATGCCACCAATGTTGAGGTATATACAGAATGTCTCCTGCTTTCAGAACAACCTGAGGTGCAATGTCATTAAGCACTGTCAGTGATCATCTATGAAAGTGGAAGGTAGAACAGTTACCTTTGAACTGGTGACATTTTTATCTTacaaaatcatcaaattttgtCACATAACAGTACCAACAATTAATGACCAAGATAACAACAGCTTGTCAAGGGGTCAGTTTTGCTTATCTACAAGGTCtaagaaaaaggaatttaAGTTCATTTGTTAAAGATAACCACCAGCATCTTGTTTGCTGGCTTTGTTAGTAGTCTCAAGCCAAATTTAGACAATATTAGCAACATGTAGCATGTACAAGAGTTAACATCAAATAAAATCTCTAATGTTTGCACTAATTTATAATAATCAATAAagtttcatttcaatattgacTGATTGcttgagatgtttttttgtattttttgtttccgaaATGTTTCTAATAgcaacacaataattattaacattgaGCCATAAAAATGCATGCTGG contains:
- the LOC141873777 gene encoding uncharacterized protein LOC141873777 isoform X2, yielding MLKKLMCSCGPFEFTALVLFSSFITLCQFVVALDEPVKLPRKHSCDETFFEDTSEVFDSKDADNKEELLREESKIEDLISHESPASAVVSENTHHLRGHLMKLGKQNPIIYNGVEDLDYIPNGHDFYSHFIRKSQPLVMRGAASEWGAFKYWTNDTYMRKKYGHVMFDVEFTKRYEGIHPIKKTMNLSAYLDIYKTQHVYLDSPFPQSDLTSDVMVPYCLQCEEVMSTITSVHLLYSSGNTSSSLHNDGYQNLLAVISGSKEVLVANSDNAEYLYANNYTTIPGLSPVNPESVDLKKFPNVSKVSFHKVVLKAGDILYIPQHWWHHVRSYNCPNIAISLWFHPFAEKQGEEELVDVGDETEDANLFEDVVYTSKLFSKAVETYPETIKCQSQNKPITEAFHPNSDEWKMPKEDIYVTLSNGYKVPKLGFGTAGLFEDTKSSVLLALNAGYRLIDSAQAYNEEHVGFALEKSGIPREDIFIVSKVHPRFLGYQETLQSVEESLKNLKVSYIDLILIHSMDCDEGPGAHLTCAKGEPKGTWEDSWRALESLVGKNKIRSIGVSNFEVKDLQRLLEIANIHPSVVQNSFDPFNQDRETREFCKKNNIQFMAHSTLGDSWKREGLPQNPVLSDEGLRKIATQFDASVPQLVIKWCLEQAICIPRSRNPNHIETNFHLSHVHLNNQDREYFKDLDGKIVVPDDGPPYDSRSKANIPDIEVGDKEKPVKDSTKSIADTIVLIERVDLRDSTLYLSSDDRWIYAFDAVSGKMKWKYGTADEGGSKCAFNSDGTVVYCGTDDKSLRALDAVSGSLIWKFSTGGAITSSTRVGPDGSLYFGCLDGYFYAINPDGSLKWKQNLGEEMWSSPAVLSNGKTLFIGSMAEGAANVFALNCATGEILWDNETKGPVFSSPTISYDDKTVFFCSFDANCYAFNTESGKELWVFQADSAIQSSPVVSKVDGTLFVGSSEGNIYAVDSATGKVKWTREGKGELFSSPFIAPDGHIFIGSGEGEVLALRQTDGSLVWSFKTESAVWSSPRLGKNGVLFIGGIDTYLYALRSEDGQVVWKYKTDGPVVGTPLITREHAVEQA
- the LOC141873777 gene encoding uncharacterized protein LOC141873777 isoform X1; the encoded protein is MAKAGYFIMAVFAGCLAAVVFIEHGRVDVQSFWTVLLQKGMQIRTEGSSDWQDHNHDSPSFKAGISGEFQSSSTKDSQEAQSNNEKKATSRFKQRSRESNVRFEHDNPANLTKEQQIKNIGKNGAQVEEKKASDTIPIDGHLSPLGDHGSVVSEGEIEELGFVPNGKDFYEHFLRKRRPLIMRGAIKNWPAVKYWSEESYLQQKYGHVIFDVQLTKKYEGEFPAKKTMNLTEFLGIYKNKQVYLDCPFPHSDMIQDIFVPYCLQCEEVMNTIASTHLLFSSGNTSSSCHMDGYENLLSIIAGTKEILVADPKYVEYFYPRNHTTVNIESPIDPEAVDLEKFPKLAKIPFHKVVLKAGDILYIPQHWWHHVRSYNCPNIAISLWFHPFAEKQGEEELVDVGDETEDANLFEDVVYTSKLFSKAVETYPETIKCQSQNKPITEAFHPNSDEWKMPKEDIYVTLSNGYKVPKLGFGTAGLFEDTKSSVLLALNAGYRLIDSAQAYNEEHVGFALEKSGIPREDIFIVSKVHPRFLGYQETLQSVEESLKNLKVSYIDLILIHSMDCDEGPGAHLTCAKGEPKGTWEDSWRALESLVGKNKIRSIGVSNFEVKDLQRLLEIANIHPSVVQNSFDPFNQDRETREFCKKNNIQFMAHSTLGDSWKREGLPQNPVLSDEGLRKIATQFDASVPQLVIKWCLEQAICIPRSRNPNHIETNFHLSHVHLNNQDREYFKDLDGKIVVPDDGPPYDSRSKANIPDIEVGDKEKPVKDSTKSIADTIVLIERVDLRDSTLYLSSDDRWIYAFDAVSGKMKWKYGTADEGGSKCAFNSDGTVVYCGTDDKSLRALDAVSGSLIWKFSTGGAITSSTRVGPDGSLYFGCLDGYFYAINPDGSLKWKQNLGEEMWSSPAVLSNGKTLFIGSMAEGAANVFALNCATGEILWDNETKGPVFSSPTISYDDKTVFFCSFDANCYAFNTESGKELWVFQADSAIQSSPVVSKVDGTLFVGSSEGNIYAVDSATGKVKWTREGKGELFSSPFIAPDGHIFIGSGEGEVLALRQTDGSLVWSFKTESAVWSSPRLGKNGVLFIGGIDTYLYALRSEDGQVVWKYKTDGPVVGTPLITREHAVEQA